The proteins below are encoded in one region of Pontibacter deserti:
- a CDS encoding copper-translocating P-type ATPase translates to MDHQHHNHPKHSQQEQAKEQQDKVTERLEEKTLHGHEHAMHADTTGHPPHGKHGHDHHRMMIEDFKKRFWVSLVLSIPVIILSPMVQHILGFTLEVPYAIYIAFILSSVIYFYGGWPFLTGLVEEIKKGSAGMMTLIGVAITVAYLYSTAIVFGLEGMDFFWELATLIVIMLLGHWIEMRSVLGASKALELLVSMMPAEAMLIRDGETVKVRIEDLQKGDLILVKPGEKVPADGVVEDGESHLNESMLTGESKPVKKNKGDKVIGGSINGNGALRVLVEHTGKESYLNKVITLVQEAQKTKSETQRLANRAAKWLTYIALIAGFGTLAVWLILGQDFAFALERMVTVMVISCPHALGLAVPLVVAISTAVSANNGLLIRNRTAFENSRRITTIIFDKTGTLTQGSHEIASVVTFDKTMDEREMLRLAAGVEQNSEHFISQGILRKVKAEGITVPPSEAFNYLPGKGLEGMVDGRDVKVVGPNYIKEYNIQVPASTAEEGVETVVYTLVDGQPVGYITMRDQIRPESAGAIQVLKENGIKNLLLTGDNERVARSVSDKLKMDGYLANVLPHQKQDKVKELQAKGEFVAMTGDGVNDAPALAQADVGIAVGSGTDVAAETADIILVNSNPQDIASLILFGKATYRKMIQNLIWATGYNVIALPLAAGVLYNQGIMISPAVGAALMSLSTVIVAINAQLLRRQLK, encoded by the coding sequence ATGGATCACCAACATCACAATCATCCTAAGCATAGTCAGCAAGAGCAGGCAAAAGAGCAGCAAGACAAAGTAACTGAACGGCTGGAGGAGAAAACGCTGCACGGCCACGAACACGCCATGCACGCAGACACCACCGGTCATCCGCCGCACGGTAAGCACGGCCACGATCACCACCGCATGATGATCGAAGATTTTAAAAAGCGGTTTTGGGTATCGCTGGTACTTTCCATACCTGTTATTATCCTGAGCCCGATGGTGCAACACATTCTGGGCTTTACGCTGGAGGTGCCTTATGCTATTTACATTGCTTTTATACTTTCTTCAGTTATCTATTTCTATGGCGGGTGGCCATTTTTAACAGGGCTGGTAGAGGAAATAAAAAAAGGTTCTGCGGGCATGATGACGCTCATTGGGGTTGCTATTACAGTCGCTTATCTCTATAGTACGGCTATTGTTTTTGGTCTGGAGGGTATGGACTTTTTCTGGGAGTTGGCCACGCTGATCGTGATCATGCTGCTGGGGCATTGGATCGAAATGCGCTCGGTGCTGGGTGCCTCCAAAGCGTTGGAACTGCTGGTAAGTATGATGCCTGCCGAGGCAATGCTGATCCGGGATGGTGAAACAGTAAAAGTGCGCATAGAAGACCTGCAGAAAGGTGACCTTATACTGGTGAAACCCGGTGAGAAAGTACCGGCCGACGGCGTAGTGGAGGACGGCGAAAGCCACCTGAATGAAAGCATGTTGACCGGCGAGAGCAAACCAGTGAAAAAGAACAAAGGCGACAAAGTGATCGGCGGCTCTATTAATGGTAATGGTGCCCTGCGGGTGCTGGTAGAGCATACCGGCAAAGAGAGCTACCTCAACAAAGTGATCACCCTGGTGCAGGAGGCGCAGAAAACCAAATCAGAAACCCAGCGCCTGGCTAACCGCGCTGCCAAATGGCTCACGTACATTGCGCTAATTGCCGGCTTCGGCACCTTGGCGGTATGGCTTATACTTGGACAGGACTTTGCTTTTGCACTGGAGCGGATGGTTACCGTGATGGTAATCTCCTGTCCGCATGCGTTAGGCTTGGCAGTTCCGCTGGTAGTAGCTATTTCAACAGCCGTTTCGGCTAACAACGGCCTGCTCATCCGCAACCGCACCGCCTTCGAAAATTCCCGCAGGATCACCACCATCATCTTCGATAAAACCGGTACCCTCACCCAAGGCTCCCACGAAATTGCCTCTGTAGTGACTTTTGATAAAACTATGGATGAACGCGAAATGCTGCGGCTGGCGGCTGGTGTGGAGCAGAACTCAGAACATTTTATTTCGCAGGGTATACTTCGCAAGGTTAAGGCAGAAGGTATAACGGTGCCCCCTTCTGAAGCCTTTAACTACCTGCCGGGTAAAGGCCTTGAAGGTATGGTGGACGGCCGGGATGTGAAAGTAGTTGGGCCAAATTACATCAAAGAGTATAACATACAGGTACCTGCCAGTACTGCCGAAGAAGGCGTGGAAACAGTTGTTTATACTTTGGTGGACGGACAACCGGTAGGCTACATCACCATGCGCGACCAGATACGTCCCGAATCTGCCGGCGCCATACAGGTGCTGAAAGAAAATGGTATCAAGAACCTGCTGCTGACCGGTGATAACGAGCGCGTAGCCAGAAGTGTAAGCGATAAACTGAAGATGGACGGCTACCTCGCGAACGTACTGCCGCACCAGAAACAAGACAAGGTAAAAGAGCTACAGGCAAAAGGTGAGTTTGTAGCCATGACCGGCGATGGTGTAAACGATGCCCCTGCCCTGGCGCAAGCCGATGTAGGCATTGCCGTAGGCTCCGGCACCGACGTGGCCGCTGAAACAGCCGATATTATACTAGTCAACAGCAACCCGCAGGACATCGCATCACTTATACTTTTCGGCAAGGCAACTTACCGTAAAATGATCCAGAACCTGATCTGGGCTACCGGCTATAACGTGATCGCGCTACCCCTGGCGGCAGGTGTGCTCTACAACCAGGGCATTATGATCTCGCCTGCCGTGGGAGCGGCTTTGATGAGTTTGAGTACCGTGATTGTGGCCATCAATGCCCAACTCCTGCGAAGGCAGCTAAAGTAA
- a CDS encoding DUF305 domain-containing protein — translation MKKLNFKKGLVLFSCLMAFSFTACNENAKTVEETTTETEETTTGVTTTDTAATTGMDTTGAGGGMMAHMHKNMEEMRGMRTNMTGDPDYDFAQMMVMHHQGAVRMADDEIANGTDTKMKQMAQKTKETNQADIKKLQDFTSKHKPTKGDTATTSRMMQPMGKMMGDMHKNMGDMSSMNTDQNFAQMMIHHHEMGNEMAREFLKQGKTQEMKQMAQKTIDQQTKEIKELQNWQQQNK, via the coding sequence ATGAAAAAACTTAATTTTAAAAAAGGCCTGGTTCTCTTTTCCTGCCTTATGGCTTTCTCATTTACAGCATGTAACGAAAATGCCAAAACCGTTGAAGAAACCACCACTGAAACCGAAGAAACAACAACCGGAGTAACAACTACTGATACAGCTGCAACCACGGGTATGGATACGACCGGTGCAGGAGGCGGTATGATGGCACACATGCATAAAAATATGGAGGAAATGCGTGGCATGCGAACAAATATGACCGGAGATCCTGATTATGACTTTGCTCAAATGATGGTCATGCACCACCAAGGGGCTGTAAGGATGGCAGACGACGAAATAGCTAATGGTACAGACACCAAAATGAAGCAGATGGCTCAGAAGACGAAGGAAACCAACCAGGCTGATATCAAAAAGCTGCAGGACTTCACGAGTAAACACAAACCAACCAAAGGAGATACAGCCACTACCAGCAGGATGATGCAGCCGATGGGCAAAATGATGGGCGATATGCACAAAAACATGGGTGATATGAGCAGCATGAACACCGACCAGAACTTTGCCCAGATGATGATCCATCACCATGAAATGGGCAATGAGATGGCGAGAGAATTTCTGAAACAAGGCAAAACACAGGAAATGAAGCAAATGGCACAGAAGACGATCGACCAACAAACGAAAGAGATAAAAGAGCTTCAGAACTGGCAGCAACAGAATAAATAA
- a CDS encoding ankyrin repeat domain-containing protein has protein sequence MTFYSTSEEHLLFDAARRGDAAYIKQRIAAGANLSITDGRGFTPLIIAAYDGHEEVTRLLLEAGADPNTQDSGGNTALMGVCFKGYPDIAKLLIEKGAELNTQNGNGGTALMFATLFGRNALVKLMLEYGADTTIRDVRGLTALDLAYQQGNEEAITLLQEHNLKSS, from the coding sequence ATGACATTTTACTCCACCAGCGAAGAACACCTGCTCTTTGATGCAGCCCGGAGAGGGGATGCAGCTTATATAAAACAACGGATAGCAGCCGGCGCGAATCTAAGTATAACCGATGGAAGAGGATTTACACCCCTGATCATAGCGGCTTACGACGGGCACGAGGAAGTTACCCGTTTGCTGCTGGAGGCAGGAGCGGACCCGAACACACAGGATAGTGGCGGAAACACCGCTTTAATGGGCGTATGTTTTAAAGGATACCCAGACATTGCAAAGTTGCTGATCGAGAAAGGTGCGGAGCTGAATACACAGAACGGAAATGGCGGTACTGCGCTAATGTTCGCCACACTTTTCGGGCGAAATGCCTTAGTAAAGCTTATGCTGGAATATGGTGCTGATACGACTATAAGAGATGTTCGTGGCCTAACTGCACTTGACTTAGCTTACCAACAGGGCAACGAAGAAGCCATAACATTACTGCAGGAACATAACCTGAAGAGCAGCTAA
- a CDS encoding DUF3943 domain-containing protein, with product MILRYTFIILIFSVTIVQAKEIIPAAAVPPALVNGQKTLELSSKNEVCYFFRSADKKKFNRLNALHQPLTEPQLDEDDTVYNKRAPVWKPAAQVIAVNALFMGFNRYVAKADYSYVNSETWEKNLKSEPEWDSDHFGINFIGHPYQGTLYFNAARSQGYSYWQSLPFAIAGSLTWEYFGENTLPSYNDMIYTPLNGAALGEIFYRISSSILDDRTRGRERAMREIAAGLINPVRGFNRLLQGKTFQVTDKDVYEKEPLNLTVFAGIHRLNEQQNEVFGKGGNNAMLSLQLDYGKPFEVARRKPFDFFRLRTEFSTGADTVGGMINNVTGYGILLGRNMQIGKLALLTGAFQYYDFWNTRNFELGALGFGGGVFSKIEFRKSINLYTNVHLGVVPLAGNSTRFGPDTNGFRDYTFTNGVQSKVESTLTLGKHVSTSFVYYHFWLHTFEGLKGSNSIGIVRPRVTVRLLKNISLGYEHFGYTTNRWLKDYPNQRSVITEQKLFLQLFLEAPQRSGRYN from the coding sequence ATGATATTACGCTATACTTTTATAATTCTTATTTTCTCCGTCACTATTGTTCAGGCAAAAGAAATTATACCTGCAGCTGCTGTACCACCTGCATTAGTAAACGGGCAAAAAACTCTTGAGCTGAGTAGCAAAAACGAGGTATGTTATTTTTTCAGGTCTGCAGATAAAAAGAAATTCAACAGGCTAAATGCTTTACATCAGCCTTTAACCGAACCTCAGCTTGATGAAGATGATACGGTGTATAACAAAAGAGCTCCTGTCTGGAAACCTGCTGCACAGGTTATTGCAGTAAATGCTTTATTCATGGGTTTTAACCGGTATGTCGCAAAGGCTGATTATAGTTATGTAAATTCAGAAACCTGGGAGAAGAATCTGAAATCTGAGCCGGAATGGGATTCAGACCATTTCGGGATAAACTTTATCGGGCACCCGTACCAGGGTACTTTATACTTTAATGCGGCACGGTCGCAGGGCTATTCTTACTGGCAGTCGTTACCTTTTGCCATAGCAGGAAGCTTAACCTGGGAATACTTTGGAGAGAACACCTTACCATCTTATAATGATATGATCTATACGCCCCTGAACGGCGCAGCACTTGGCGAGATCTTTTACCGCATAAGTTCAAGTATACTTGATGACCGAACCCGTGGAAGAGAACGCGCAATGCGTGAGATTGCTGCGGGGCTGATTAATCCGGTACGCGGGTTTAACAGGTTGTTGCAGGGGAAAACTTTCCAGGTTACAGATAAGGATGTATATGAAAAAGAGCCGCTCAATTTAACTGTATTTGCCGGTATACATCGCCTTAACGAACAGCAGAACGAGGTATTCGGGAAAGGAGGAAACAATGCCATGCTCTCTTTGCAACTTGATTACGGTAAGCCCTTTGAAGTAGCAAGGCGCAAACCTTTTGATTTTTTCAGGCTACGCACCGAATTTAGTACCGGAGCTGATACTGTAGGGGGCATGATCAATAACGTAACAGGTTATGGCATTTTGCTGGGCAGGAACATGCAGATTGGCAAACTGGCGCTACTAACAGGTGCCTTTCAATATTATGATTTCTGGAACACACGTAATTTTGAGTTAGGAGCGCTTGGGTTTGGAGGCGGCGTATTCTCTAAAATTGAATTCAGGAAAAGTATAAACCTGTATACCAATGTGCACCTGGGCGTGGTACCGCTGGCAGGTAACAGCACCCGCTTCGGCCCGGATACAAATGGTTTCAGAGATTATACGTTTACCAATGGTGTACAAAGCAAAGTGGAAAGTACCTTAACGCTTGGAAAACATGTATCCACGTCTTTTGTATACTATCATTTCTGGCTCCATACATTTGAAGGCTTGAAGGGAAGCAATTCGATCGGGATTGTAAGGCCACGGGTTACGGTGCGGCTTCTGAAGAACATAAGTTTAGGATATGAGCACTTTGGGTATACTACCAACAGGTGGTTGAAAGATTACCCAAACCAGCGCTCTGTTATAACGGAGCAAAAGCTTTTTCTGCAGCTCTTCCTGGAGGCACCGCAACGTAGCGGGCGGTACAATTAA
- a CDS encoding MATE family efflux transporter, which produces MLRSGLFFSRLSDFYAILKRSLRGEEIDFTVGSIRSSVILLAIPMMLEMIMESVFALVDLYFVGHLHNSSYAIQTVGLTESVLAIVYSLAIGISMAATAVVARRIGEKDPAAASKAGVQAVLIAVFINTLLSIAGFILASDILLWMGASQEVATQGTPFMQIMMGSSVFIMLLFLLNGIFRGAGNAAIAMKSLWVANIINIILCPVFINGFGPIPAFGLTGAAIATTLGRGAGVCYQVYFLLGCKSSLSIKLPYFIPDWQQIRALVKIAAPAVLQFVIASCSWIFLAQLVAVTGGDHGSAGYQTALRLMMFFMLPAWGLSNAAATLVGQNLGAKQLQRAEQSVIKTAKYNVSFMLLVTILSLGGANFFVSFFTNDTQIQAIAARAIYIMSTGYIFYGIGMVLMNAFNGAGDTWTPTRINFFGFWLFQIPLAYLLAKYFEMGPDGVFISIPVAETAITIAGLVLFKKGDWKKIKV; this is translated from the coding sequence ATGCTTCGGTCAGGGTTATTCTTTAGCAGGCTTTCTGATTTCTACGCAATCCTGAAAAGGTCTTTGCGCGGCGAAGAAATCGATTTTACTGTAGGCAGTATCAGGAGCTCGGTTATCCTACTGGCCATCCCGATGATGCTGGAGATGATCATGGAGTCGGTGTTTGCTTTGGTCGATCTATACTTTGTAGGTCATCTGCATAACAGCAGCTACGCCATACAAACAGTAGGACTCACAGAATCGGTACTGGCAATCGTTTATTCGCTGGCTATAGGTATAAGTATGGCGGCAACAGCTGTAGTAGCAAGGCGCATCGGCGAAAAAGATCCTGCTGCTGCGTCAAAAGCCGGTGTGCAGGCCGTGCTTATTGCAGTTTTCATCAACACCTTACTAAGTATAGCCGGTTTTATTTTAGCCAGTGATATACTGTTATGGATGGGAGCATCGCAGGAAGTAGCCACGCAGGGTACACCGTTTATGCAGATCATGATGGGAAGCAGTGTGTTTATCATGCTGCTGTTTCTGCTGAACGGTATTTTCCGGGGAGCTGGAAACGCAGCCATTGCCATGAAGAGCCTGTGGGTAGCTAACATCATTAATATTATACTTTGCCCGGTGTTTATAAATGGTTTCGGACCTATACCTGCTTTTGGCTTAACAGGTGCTGCTATTGCAACTACACTAGGGCGGGGAGCAGGTGTTTGTTACCAAGTATACTTTCTGCTGGGTTGTAAAAGCTCACTTTCAATCAAACTGCCTTACTTTATACCTGACTGGCAGCAGATACGCGCATTAGTCAAGATTGCAGCACCGGCCGTATTGCAGTTTGTGATAGCTTCGTGCAGCTGGATTTTCCTGGCGCAGTTGGTGGCTGTTACCGGTGGCGACCATGGGTCGGCAGGTTACCAGACGGCGCTACGCCTGATGATGTTTTTTATGTTGCCAGCCTGGGGACTAAGCAACGCGGCGGCCACGCTGGTGGGGCAAAACCTGGGGGCTAAACAACTACAAAGGGCAGAGCAGTCGGTTATAAAAACGGCAAAGTATAACGTGAGCTTTATGCTGCTGGTAACTATACTTTCATTGGGTGGTGCCAACTTTTTCGTTTCTTTTTTTACCAATGATACCCAGATACAGGCTATTGCGGCACGCGCTATTTATATCATGAGCACGGGCTACATCTTTTATGGTATTGGTATGGTACTGATGAACGCTTTTAACGGAGCCGGCGATACCTGGACCCCAACCCGAATCAACTTCTTTGGGTTCTGGTTGTTCCAGATTCCGCTGGCTTATTTACTGGCAAAGTATTTTGAGATGGGACCCGATGGTGTTTTTATTTCGATACCGGTTGCTGAAACGGCCATTACTATTGCAGGGTTGGTACTGTTTAAAAAAGGCGACTGGAAAAAAATTAAAGTATAG
- a CDS encoding DUF3820 family protein, with protein MENFGSDPQILVDLVKMRMPFGKYKGTFISDLPVSYLEWFQREGFPPAKLGMLLATMYEIKLNGLEYLLTPIKKLRK; from the coding sequence ATGGAGAATTTTGGGTCTGACCCACAGATACTAGTTGACCTTGTAAAGATGAGAATGCCTTTTGGCAAGTATAAAGGCACTTTTATCAGTGATTTGCCGGTATCTTATCTGGAATGGTTTCAGCGGGAAGGTTTTCCTCCGGCCAAGCTGGGTATGCTGCTGGCTACTATGTATGAGATTAAGCTAAACGGGCTGGAATACCTGTTAACTCCCATCAAAAAACTGAGGAAATAA
- a CDS encoding winged helix-turn-helix transcriptional regulator: MGVTKTDNQQLKVREKIDKILLDKASNENCCPVKDILGRFGDKWSIYTILMLGRKETLRFNELKTLISGISQRMLTVTLRSLEEDGLVKRTIYPEIPPRVEYELTALGHSLLLKLLELADWAKLNIHQIIEAREVYAGKKSH, encoded by the coding sequence ATGGGCGTAACTAAAACTGATAATCAGCAGCTTAAGGTCCGGGAAAAAATAGATAAAATATTGCTGGACAAAGCCAGTAATGAGAATTGCTGTCCGGTGAAAGATATTCTGGGCCGGTTTGGGGACAAGTGGTCTATTTATACCATCCTGATGCTGGGGCGGAAAGAAACGTTACGTTTTAACGAGCTAAAGACGTTGATATCCGGCATTTCACAACGGATGCTAACGGTAACCCTGCGCTCGCTGGAAGAAGACGGACTGGTAAAACGAACTATATACCCGGAGATTCCACCGCGCGTGGAGTATGAACTTACAGCACTGGGCCACAGCCTGCTGTTAAAGCTACTGGAACTGGCTGACTGGGCAAAACTGAATATCCACCAGATTATAGAAGCACGGGAAGTATATGCCGGCAAAAAAAGCCATTGA
- a CDS encoding nitroreductase family protein, which translates to MNNILESLEWRYASKRMNGEKVPAEKVNNILEAIRLAPSSMGLQPYTVLVIKDEELKKQIRPIAYNQPQIEESSHLLVFAAWDDITPAHIDEFISHTAAVRNMPEEALTDFKNTLLGIAEKNTKEENFVWAAKQAYIAFGTALVAAATEKVDATPMEGFDSAALDKLLNLEEKGLKSVTLLPLGYRDAENDWLAKLPKVRRQKEKLFILQ; encoded by the coding sequence ATGAACAATATATTAGAATCACTGGAATGGCGCTATGCGTCTAAGCGAATGAACGGCGAGAAAGTGCCGGCTGAAAAAGTAAATAATATTCTGGAAGCTATACGTCTTGCCCCATCTTCTATGGGTTTGCAACCTTACACTGTCCTGGTAATAAAAGACGAAGAATTGAAGAAGCAGATAAGACCTATTGCGTATAACCAGCCACAAATAGAAGAGAGTTCTCACCTGCTGGTGTTTGCTGCCTGGGATGACATTACCCCAGCACATATTGATGAGTTTATCAGCCATACCGCAGCGGTGCGCAACATGCCGGAAGAAGCACTGACCGACTTTAAAAACACCTTGTTAGGCATCGCTGAAAAGAACACAAAAGAAGAAAACTTTGTATGGGCTGCCAAGCAGGCTTATATTGCTTTCGGAACAGCTCTGGTTGCAGCTGCCACTGAGAAAGTAGATGCAACGCCAATGGAAGGATTTGACAGTGCTGCACTGGATAAGCTTTTAAACCTGGAAGAGAAAGGCCTGAAAAGTGTTACCTTGCTGCCTTTAGGTTACCGCGATGCAGAAAACGACTGGCTGGCAAAACTGCCAAAAGTTAGACGCCAGAAAGAAAAGCTGTTTATACTTCAGTAA
- a CDS encoding DsbA family oxidoreductase — MNKQKIKIDIVSDINCPWCYVGEQRLNKALTETGGKYEFEVSFKPFELNAAIAPEGMEKQEYFKNNYGPQILSQLDAMNQRLAAVGKEAGITFNFDRSTKVNNTFNGHRLIWLAGECGVQEKVAEALFYSYFTEGNDMNDTALLTQIGIANGIPAEKLEGFFESEAGKNEVREMEQWAQASGITGVPAFIINDQYLISGAQPKEVFHQVFAQVAPTLQEIKTEGESCGIDGCC; from the coding sequence ATGAACAAACAGAAGATTAAAATAGATATAGTATCTGATATTAACTGCCCCTGGTGTTATGTTGGGGAGCAGCGCCTGAATAAAGCTCTTACCGAAACAGGTGGAAAGTATGAGTTTGAAGTAAGCTTTAAGCCTTTTGAACTGAATGCAGCCATTGCCCCGGAAGGTATGGAGAAGCAGGAGTACTTTAAAAACAACTATGGTCCTCAGATCCTGTCTCAGTTGGATGCCATGAACCAGCGTTTAGCAGCTGTAGGTAAAGAAGCCGGTATCACTTTTAACTTCGACAGGTCTACAAAAGTGAACAATACCTTTAATGGTCACCGACTTATCTGGCTGGCTGGCGAATGTGGTGTACAGGAGAAAGTAGCAGAAGCGCTTTTTTATAGTTACTTCACGGAAGGCAATGACATGAACGATACAGCTTTGCTAACGCAAATAGGTATTGCCAATGGTATTCCAGCCGAAAAGCTGGAAGGTTTCTTTGAAAGCGAAGCAGGTAAAAACGAGGTTCGTGAGATGGAACAGTGGGCGCAGGCTTCCGGAATTACCGGTGTTCCAGCCTTCATCATCAACGACCAGTATTTAATAAGCGGCGCACAACCCAAAGAGGTTTTTCACCAGGTGTTTGCACAGGTAGCGCCTACACTACAGGAAATTAAAACTGAAGGTGAAAGCTGTGGTATAGATGGCTGCTGCTAA
- a CDS encoding NADP-dependent oxidoreductase — protein sequence MKTRSILLNERPQGLPTDNTFKFKEEELPGLQEGQVLLKSLYISVDPYMRGRMSDAKSYVPPYKLHEPIMGGVVAEVIESHNAQLPQGTVVLGNLPWQTYSISDGKGLMSINPDLAPLSYHLGILGMPGLTAYCGLLIICVPKPGETVVVSGAAGAVGTVVGQIAKLKGCRVIGIAGSDDKINYLKEELGFDEAINYKSTPNIQNALAAACPNGVDVYFDNVGGEISDAVYSLLNNFARIAVCGQISLYNATSPPMGPRVEPILLKTKSLMKGFIVSDYADRFGEAAAELAGWLQEGKLQYEETIVEGFDQLPHAFLGLFKGENIGKQLVKVAEYSGS from the coding sequence ATGAAAACAAGAAGTATATTACTGAACGAGCGCCCGCAGGGCTTGCCCACCGACAATACCTTTAAATTTAAAGAAGAGGAGTTACCCGGACTGCAGGAAGGCCAGGTGCTTCTGAAATCGCTTTACATTTCTGTTGACCCCTATATGCGGGGGCGCATGAGCGATGCGAAATCGTATGTGCCGCCATACAAGCTGCACGAACCGATAATGGGTGGTGTGGTAGCCGAAGTAATTGAAAGCCATAATGCACAACTGCCGCAAGGTACTGTGGTTTTGGGTAACCTGCCCTGGCAAACCTATAGCATTTCTGATGGCAAGGGCCTGATGTCAATTAACCCGGATCTGGCACCGCTGAGCTATCATTTGGGTATACTTGGTATGCCCGGCCTTACGGCTTATTGTGGGCTGCTTATTATCTGCGTTCCTAAGCCGGGCGAGACAGTAGTGGTATCCGGAGCGGCAGGTGCAGTGGGTACGGTTGTGGGTCAGATAGCAAAGCTGAAAGGATGTCGTGTGATTGGGATTGCAGGATCTGATGACAAGATAAATTACCTGAAAGAGGAGCTGGGTTTTGATGAAGCCATCAACTATAAATCAACACCCAATATACAAAACGCGCTTGCTGCTGCCTGCCCGAATGGGGTGGATGTATACTTTGACAATGTAGGTGGGGAGATATCAGACGCCGTTTATAGTTTGCTCAACAATTTTGCCCGGATCGCCGTGTGTGGGCAGATCTCTTTATACAATGCCACGTCACCGCCTATGGGGCCTCGCGTAGAACCGATTTTACTTAAAACGAAGTCGCTGATGAAGGGCTTTATAGTAAGTGATTATGCTGACCGATTCGGAGAAGCCGCCGCAGAACTGGCAGGCTGGTTACAGGAAGGTAAATTACAGTATGAAGAAACTATTGTGGAAGGTTTTGACCAGTTGCCGCATGCATTTTTGGGCTTGTTTAAAGGCGAAAACATAGGCAAGCAGCTCGTGAAGGTAGCAGAATATAGTGGTAGTTAA
- a CDS encoding ABC transporter ATP-binding protein: MQDIILEARHINKEFHDPVTVQVLHDITFSVNKGEFVSVIGKSGCGKSTLLYILSTMDTDYEGELLIDKELMTGRSDKELARIRNEKIGFVFQFHYLLNEFSVLRNVMLPGLKLNRFSEQEIEHRAMERLNMLGIGHLATKEAYRISGGEKQRVAIARALINDPHIIMGDEPTGNLDTKNSEHVFEIFKELAAVHNQTLLIVTHDQSFAESSGRIIEMEDGRIIRH; this comes from the coding sequence ATGCAGGATATTATACTTGAGGCAAGGCACATCAATAAAGAGTTTCATGACCCGGTAACGGTGCAGGTGCTACATGATATTACCTTTTCTGTAAACAAAGGAGAGTTTGTATCTGTGATCGGGAAATCTGGTTGCGGTAAATCTACGCTGCTGTACATACTCTCTACCATGGATACCGACTATGAAGGTGAACTGCTGATAGACAAAGAACTGATGACAGGCCGGAGCGATAAAGAACTTGCCAGGATCCGGAATGAGAAGATCGGGTTTGTGTTCCAGTTTCATTACCTGCTCAACGAGTTTTCGGTGCTGCGAAACGTGATGCTGCCCGGCTTGAAACTGAACAGGTTTAGTGAACAGGAAATAGAGCACAGGGCTATGGAGCGGCTTAACATGCTGGGCATCGGACATCTGGCTACAAAAGAAGCCTACAGAATTTCAGGTGGTGAAAAGCAGCGTGTTGCCATTGCCCGAGCGCTTATAAACGACCCGCATATTATTATGGGCGATGAGCCAACTGGCAACCTCGATACAAAAAACAGCGAGCATGTATTTGAGATCTTTAAAGAGCTTGCCGCAGTACATAATCAAACCCTGCTTATAGTTACCCACGACCAGAGCTTTGCCGAAAGCAGCGGGAGGATCATTGAGATGGAAGATGGCCGGATTATCAGGCATTAA